The following are from one region of the Nocardioides marmotae genome:
- the hemB gene encoding porphobilinogen synthase, which translates to MTDAAEGLAPGLRPVVRPRRLRTTPALRRMVAETSLEARQLVLPLFVREGLEEPVPISSMPGVVQHSRSSLLAAVAEAAELGLGGVMLFGIPETKDATGSGAVDPGGVLNLAITDVVAEVGDALTVMSDLCLDEFTDHGHCGVLTPDGRVDNDRTLERYAEMALAQADAGVDMVGPSGMMDGQVAVVRAALDGADHTDVSVLAYSAKYASAFFGPFREAVDSSLVGDRRTYQQDPANGTEGVREALLDVAQGADLVMVKPALSYLDVVRRVRDAVDVPVAAYNVSGEYAMLEAAAAQGWIDREPAILEALTSIRRAGADIVLTYWAAEAARLLRS; encoded by the coding sequence GTGACCGACGCCGCCGAGGGGCTCGCCCCGGGCCTGCGACCCGTCGTCCGCCCGCGGCGCCTGCGCACGACGCCGGCGCTGCGGCGGATGGTCGCGGAGACCTCGCTCGAGGCGCGGCAGCTGGTGCTGCCGCTCTTCGTGCGCGAGGGGCTCGAGGAGCCGGTGCCGATCTCCTCGATGCCCGGGGTGGTGCAGCACTCGCGCTCCTCGCTGCTCGCGGCGGTCGCCGAGGCGGCCGAGCTCGGGCTCGGCGGGGTGATGCTCTTCGGCATCCCGGAGACCAAGGACGCCACCGGCTCGGGCGCCGTCGACCCCGGCGGCGTGCTGAACCTGGCGATCACCGACGTGGTCGCCGAGGTCGGCGACGCGCTGACGGTGATGAGCGACCTGTGCCTCGATGAGTTCACCGACCACGGGCACTGCGGCGTGCTCACCCCCGACGGCCGGGTCGACAACGACCGGACGTTGGAGCGGTACGCCGAGATGGCGCTCGCCCAGGCCGACGCCGGCGTCGACATGGTCGGCCCGAGCGGGATGATGGACGGGCAGGTCGCCGTCGTCCGCGCCGCCCTGGATGGCGCCGACCACACCGACGTCTCGGTGCTGGCCTACTCCGCCAAGTACGCCTCGGCCTTCTTCGGCCCCTTCCGCGAGGCCGTCGACTCCTCCCTCGTCGGGGACCGCCGGACCTACCAGCAGGACCCCGCCAACGGCACCGAGGGCGTCCGCGAGGCGCTGCTCGACGTCGCGCAGGGCGCGGACCTGGTCATGGTGAAGCCGGCGCTGTCCTACCTCGACGTCGTCCGTCGCGTGCGCGACGCCGTCGACGTCCCCGTCGCCGCCTACAACGTCTCCGGTGAGTACGCCATGCTCGAGGCCGCCGCCGCCCAGGGCTGGATCGACCGCGAGCCGGCCATCCTCGAGGCGCTCACCTCGATCCGCCGCGCCGGCGCCGACATCGTGCTGACCTACTGGGCCGCCGAGGCCGCCCGCCTGCTGCGTTCCTGA
- a CDS encoding HNH endonuclease: protein MRVADPWRIEDVERIIEDMFDFPASAETGMLAASSIAHVREQLTAALQLPSGLDDADRIDSITALEDLVRVATAAQAALARELDAAQREVQARAGVPAAVRGRGVAAQVALARKESHHRGQRHLGIAKLVAAEMPHLWAAWRQGKVTEHGVSLALRETACLEVEDRLEVDRLLAADPGALDRCGEREIASSCRRHAARLDAAAVVKRQRRAHADRCVTIRPAPDAMVYLTALLPVKDGVAAYAALTRAAESARAAGEDRTRGQVMADTLVDSVLGAHEATTGAKVELGLVMTDRSVLGDAEDPAYVEGFGWVPAELGRVVLDATLAGTVDTDEALVHLRRLYASPTTGELVAMDSRARAFPKALGRFVRLRDQVCRTPWCDAPIRQIDHVDPVTEGGPTSGRNGQGLCQACNLAKEAPGWRAGLAPDGSVETITPTGHRHRTCPPVLVDVHDRPPLRVRHYVLAT from the coding sequence ATGCGGGTCGCCGACCCCTGGCGCATCGAGGACGTCGAGCGTATAATCGAAGATATGTTCGACTTTCCGGCGTCCGCAGAGACCGGGATGCTGGCTGCCTCGAGCATCGCGCACGTCCGCGAGCAGCTGACGGCTGCGCTGCAGCTCCCGTCCGGGTTGGACGACGCGGACCGGATCGACTCGATCACCGCGCTGGAGGACCTCGTCCGCGTGGCCACCGCGGCGCAGGCGGCGCTAGCGCGCGAGCTCGACGCGGCGCAGCGAGAGGTGCAGGCGCGGGCCGGCGTGCCGGCGGCCGTCCGGGGTCGCGGGGTGGCCGCCCAGGTGGCGCTGGCGCGCAAGGAGTCCCACCACCGCGGGCAGCGGCACCTGGGGATCGCGAAGCTCGTGGCCGCGGAGATGCCCCACCTGTGGGCCGCCTGGAGGCAGGGCAAGGTGACCGAGCACGGCGTCAGCCTCGCCCTGCGCGAGACCGCGTGCCTGGAGGTCGAGGACCGGCTGGAGGTCGACCGGCTGCTGGCCGCCGACCCCGGCGCGCTGGACCGGTGCGGCGAGCGCGAGATCGCCTCGTCCTGCCGCAGGCACGCCGCCCGCCTCGACGCGGCCGCGGTGGTGAAGCGACAACGTCGGGCCCACGCCGACCGCTGCGTCACGATCCGGCCCGCGCCGGACGCGATGGTCTACCTGACCGCCCTGCTGCCGGTGAAGGACGGCGTCGCCGCCTACGCCGCCCTGACGAGGGCCGCGGAGTCGGCCCGGGCGGCGGGCGAGGACCGCACCCGCGGCCAGGTCATGGCCGACACGCTGGTCGACTCCGTCCTGGGCGCGCACGAGGCGACCACGGGCGCGAAGGTCGAGCTGGGCCTGGTGATGACCGACCGCAGCGTCCTCGGCGATGCCGAGGACCCGGCGTACGTCGAGGGGTTCGGCTGGGTGCCGGCCGAGCTCGGGCGGGTGGTCCTCGACGCGACCCTCGCGGGGACGGTCGACACCGACGAGGCCCTGGTGCACCTGCGCAGGCTCTACGCGAGCCCGACCACCGGCGAGCTCGTCGCGATGGACTCCCGGGCCCGCGCCTTCCCGAAGGCGCTGGGCAGGTTCGTCCGGCTCCGCGACCAGGTGTGCCGCACCCCGTGGTGCGACGCCCCGATCCGGCAGATCGACCACGTCGACCCGGTCACGGAGGGTGGCCCCACCTCCGGCAGGAACGGCCAGGGCCTGTGCCAGGCCTGCAACCTGGCCAAGGAGGCGCCGGGGTGGCGAGCCGGTCTCGCACCTGACGGCTCAGTGGAGACCATCACCCCGACCGGCCACCGACATCGCACCTGCCCGCCCGTCCTCGTCGACGTCCACGACCGACCGCCCCTGCGGGTGCGGCACTACGTCCTCGCCACCTGA
- the hemC gene encoding hydroxymethylbilane synthase yields the protein MSAPIRVGTRASLLATTQSGHVADMIRARLGREVELVEVRTDGDRTQASGIPLAESGGVGVFVAALRDALLAGEVDVAVHSLKDIPTYPTPGITLAAVPAREDPRDVVVARDGLTLGELPVGSRVGTGSPRRVAQLHALGLGLDLAGVRGNVDTRIGKVRSGEYDAVVLARAGLARIGRLDEVTEVLDPLQVLPAPGQGALAIECRSDDPLLAGLVALEDPATRAAVDAERAVLATLEGGCTAPIGALAEVVEGEDGEELWVRAVALSPDGALSVRMSASGSPTDAVGVGTRLGGEMLADGAGDLDQHDQQDQPQLEPEQVRNA from the coding sequence GTGAGCGCCCCGATCCGCGTCGGCACCCGCGCGTCGCTGCTGGCGACCACGCAGAGCGGCCACGTCGCCGACATGATCCGCGCGCGGCTCGGCCGCGAGGTGGAGCTCGTCGAGGTCCGCACCGACGGCGACCGCACCCAGGCCTCCGGCATCCCGCTCGCGGAGTCCGGCGGGGTCGGGGTCTTCGTCGCCGCGCTGCGTGACGCGCTGCTCGCCGGCGAGGTCGACGTGGCGGTGCACTCCCTCAAGGACATCCCGACCTACCCGACCCCCGGCATCACGCTGGCCGCGGTCCCGGCCCGCGAGGACCCCCGCGACGTCGTGGTCGCCCGCGACGGGCTGACCCTCGGCGAGCTGCCGGTGGGCTCCCGCGTCGGCACCGGCTCGCCCCGGCGGGTCGCCCAGCTGCACGCCCTCGGCCTCGGTCTCGACCTGGCCGGGGTGCGCGGCAACGTCGACACCCGGATCGGCAAGGTCCGCTCCGGGGAGTACGACGCCGTCGTCCTCGCCCGCGCCGGGCTGGCCCGGATCGGGCGGCTCGACGAGGTGACCGAGGTGCTCGACCCGCTCCAGGTGCTCCCGGCCCCCGGGCAGGGCGCCCTCGCGATCGAGTGCCGCAGCGACGACCCGCTGCTCGCGGGCCTCGTCGCGCTGGAGGACCCGGCGACCCGTGCGGCCGTCGATGCAGAACGTGCCGTCCTCGCGACCCTCGAGGGCGGGTGCACCGCCCCGATCGGTGCGCTCGCGGAGGTCGTCGAGGGCGAGGACGGCGAAGAGCTGTGGGTCAGAGCCGTGGCGCTCTCCCCCGACGGGGCGCTCTCGGTGCGGATGTCCGCATCGGGATCGCCCACCGACGCGGTCGGCGTCGGCACCCGGCTCGGCGGCGAGATGCTCGCCGACGGAGCCGGGGACCTCGACCAGCACGACCAGCAGGACCAGCCACAACTCGAGCCAGAACAGGTGCGCAACGCATGA
- a CDS encoding antibiotic biosynthesis monooxygenase yields the protein MILRRWRGAVRAEDAEAYLAHQSRTGIREYRSTPGNLGAVVLRRALDDGLVEVVTLSFWESMDAVRRFAGAEPHVAVFYPGDDDLLVEKDPHVDHHEVVDVDLADALTGPRPAP from the coding sequence ATGATCCTGCGACGGTGGCGTGGCGCGGTCCGCGCCGAGGACGCCGAGGCGTACCTCGCCCACCAGTCCCGGACCGGGATCCGGGAGTACCGCTCGACGCCCGGCAACCTCGGCGCCGTCGTCCTGCGGCGGGCATTGGACGACGGCCTCGTCGAGGTGGTCACCCTGTCGTTCTGGGAGTCCATGGACGCGGTACGACGCTTCGCCGGCGCGGAGCCGCACGTCGCGGTCTTCTACCCCGGCGACGACGACCTGCTGGTCGAGAAGGACCCGCACGTCGACCACCACGAGGTGGTCGACGTCGACCTGGCCGACGCGCTCACCGGGCCCCGCCCCGCCCCCTGA
- a CDS encoding histidine phosphatase family protein, with protein sequence MATPDTVVHLLRHGEVHNPDGVLYGRRDGFHLSELGRQMAEKVAGALQDRDIVHMRVSPLERVRETAAPLALARGLEPVVDERVIESTNVFEGEKFAGGGNALKDPRNWRHLWNPMRPSWGEPYKQVVARMMSAVHDARIAATGHEAVVVSHQLPIWITRLHVEHRSFLHDPRKRQCTLCSVTSFHFVGDRVTQVSYSEPAGDLIPVQDKSAPFSAGGAPEEKRPPA encoded by the coding sequence ATGGCCACCCCCGACACCGTCGTCCACCTCCTGCGCCACGGGGAGGTGCACAACCCCGACGGCGTCCTCTACGGCCGCCGCGACGGCTTCCACCTCTCCGAGCTCGGCCGGCAGATGGCCGAGAAGGTCGCCGGCGCGCTGCAGGACCGCGACATCGTCCACATGCGGGTCTCCCCGCTGGAGCGGGTGCGCGAGACCGCTGCGCCGCTCGCGCTGGCGCGCGGCCTGGAGCCGGTCGTCGACGAGCGGGTCATCGAGTCGACGAACGTCTTCGAGGGCGAGAAGTTCGCCGGTGGCGGCAACGCGCTCAAGGACCCCCGCAACTGGCGGCACCTGTGGAACCCGATGCGTCCCTCGTGGGGCGAGCCGTACAAGCAGGTCGTCGCGCGGATGATGTCGGCCGTGCACGACGCGCGGATCGCGGCCACCGGCCACGAGGCCGTGGTCGTCTCCCACCAGCTGCCGATCTGGATCACCCGGCTGCACGTCGAGCACCGCTCGTTCCTCCACGACCCCCGCAAGCGCCAGTGCACGCTGTGCTCGGTCACCTCCTTCCACTTCGTGGGCGACCGCGTCACGCAGGTCTCCTACAGCGAGCCCGCCGGCGACCTGATCCCGGTCCAGGACAAGTCGGCGCCGTTCTCCGCCGGCGGCGCACCCGAGGAGAAGCGGCCGCCCGCATGA
- a CDS encoding uroporphyrinogen-III synthase: protein MTRGKTTPVTTTPGWVSFVGSGPGDPDLLTVRAAELLRQAEVVVTEAPEHVSLVRTVLGLPEPVEGVEPDPEQQVGPEIVDGGFGEDGQPLTHAARAKVIVKQAKRGLRVVRLMTGDPFIYASGPEEAQACAKACIGFEIVPGVSSVSAVPAYAGIPLTTKDHREVAVVTCGEKVDWAQYADDRTLVLLSAVGQIGEISKALVAAGRSPQTPVAMTRVGTTTGQSTVCSTLADIAADARAARMAPPAIIVVGQVVDLRETLSWFETKPLFGWRVLVPRTKDQAGVLSTRLRGYGAVPEEVPTISVEPPRNPLQMDKAVRGLVEGRYEWIAFTSVNAVKAVREKFEEYGLDARAFSGLKIAAVGDKTAQAIAAWGLRADLVPTGEQSAAGLLEVWPEYDEVLDPINRVFLPRADIATENLVAGLVDLGWECDDVTAYRTVRATPPPAPVRDAIKTGKFDAVVFTSSSTVRNLVGIAGKPHPSTVIAVIGPQTAKTAEEHGLRVDVMAPKPDVEVLVDALADFGAARRQSMVDAGQPVTRPSERKPAARRTKASSR, encoded by the coding sequence ATGACCCGAGGCAAGACCACCCCCGTCACCACCACCCCCGGCTGGGTGTCGTTCGTCGGCAGCGGCCCGGGTGACCCGGACCTGCTCACCGTGCGTGCCGCGGAGCTGCTCCGCCAAGCCGAGGTCGTGGTGACCGAGGCGCCCGAGCACGTCTCCCTCGTCCGCACCGTCCTCGGCCTGCCCGAGCCGGTGGAGGGCGTCGAGCCCGACCCCGAGCAGCAGGTCGGCCCGGAGATCGTCGACGGCGGCTTCGGCGAGGACGGCCAGCCGCTGACCCACGCCGCCCGCGCGAAGGTCATCGTCAAGCAGGCCAAGCGCGGCCTGCGCGTGGTCCGGCTGATGACCGGCGACCCGTTCATCTACGCCTCCGGGCCCGAGGAGGCCCAGGCCTGCGCCAAGGCCTGCATCGGCTTCGAGATCGTCCCGGGCGTCTCCTCGGTCAGCGCGGTCCCGGCGTACGCCGGCATCCCGCTCACCACCAAGGACCACCGCGAGGTCGCGGTCGTGACCTGCGGGGAGAAGGTCGACTGGGCGCAGTACGCCGACGACCGCACGCTCGTGCTGCTCTCGGCCGTCGGCCAGATCGGCGAGATCTCCAAGGCGCTCGTGGCCGCGGGCCGCAGCCCGCAGACGCCGGTCGCGATGACCCGCGTCGGCACCACCACGGGGCAGTCCACGGTCTGCTCCACGCTGGCCGACATCGCCGCCGACGCCCGCGCCGCGCGGATGGCGCCGCCGGCGATCATCGTCGTCGGCCAGGTCGTCGACCTGCGCGAGACGCTGTCGTGGTTCGAGACCAAGCCGCTCTTCGGCTGGCGCGTGCTCGTCCCGCGCACCAAGGACCAGGCCGGCGTGCTGTCGACCCGGCTCCGCGGCTACGGCGCGGTGCCCGAGGAGGTCCCGACCATCTCGGTCGAGCCGCCGCGCAACCCGCTGCAGATGGACAAGGCCGTCCGCGGCCTCGTCGAGGGCCGCTACGAGTGGATCGCCTTCACCTCGGTCAACGCGGTCAAGGCGGTGCGCGAGAAGTTCGAGGAGTACGGCCTCGACGCGCGTGCCTTCTCCGGGCTCAAGATCGCCGCGGTCGGCGACAAGACCGCCCAGGCCATCGCCGCCTGGGGCCTGCGCGCCGACCTGGTGCCGACCGGTGAGCAGTCCGCCGCCGGCCTGCTCGAGGTGTGGCCGGAGTACGACGAGGTGCTCGACCCGATCAACCGGGTCTTCCTGCCCCGCGCCGACATCGCCACCGAGAACCTCGTCGCCGGCCTGGTCGACCTCGGCTGGGAGTGCGACGACGTCACGGCGTACCGGACCGTCCGCGCCACCCCGCCGCCGGCCCCGGTGCGCGACGCGATCAAGACCGGCAAGTTCGACGCGGTCGTCTTCACCTCCTCGTCGACCGTGCGCAACCTCGTCGGCATCGCCGGCAAGCCGCACCCGTCGACGGTCATCGCGGTCATCGGCCCGCAGACGGCCAAGACGGCCGAGGAGCACGGCCTGCGGGTCGACGTGATGGCGCCCAAGCCCGACGTCGAGGTGCTCGTCGACGCGCTGGCCGACTTCGGTGCCGCGCGGCGCCAGTCGATGGTCGACGCCGGCCAGCCGGTCACCCGCCCGTCCGAGCGCAAGCCGGCCGCCCGGCGTACCAAGGCCTCCTCGCGGTGA
- a CDS encoding lytic murein transglycosylase, translating to MGAPVTVAAETPVSRSLPDGTSVPTEAIEAPASVSSGSTGSVAPGVEGDTSEVVRTASTNAIPSAALAAYQRAETVINSADETCNLSWQLVAAIGRVESDHGRYGGNSLDDEGVARPGIYGIALNGKNNTKAIRDTDAGQFDNDAVWDRAVGPMQFIPSTWSVVGVDSDGDSQRNPQDIDDAALATAVYLCSGGDDLSTDSGQRAAVFRYNHSNSYVSLVLGIMEAYLEGDFMSIPNGTVAAGVIAPSPAPVAPGPGQGSADGPGSGPDTVITPAPGTSTAPQPSTAPAPQPGTDGGSDDEGSGDSKGDGPKGGLGIPGLPTPSLPPLPSTGIDPVDGILSFAQAVVQCTLDGYIDNIFKKDDPFDQCVKGYMNP from the coding sequence GTGGGAGCCCCCGTCACGGTGGCCGCGGAGACGCCCGTGTCGAGGTCCCTCCCGGACGGCACCTCGGTGCCGACGGAGGCGATCGAGGCACCGGCGAGCGTGTCCTCGGGGTCGACCGGTTCGGTCGCCCCCGGCGTCGAGGGCGACACCAGCGAGGTCGTGCGCACCGCCTCGACCAATGCGATCCCCTCCGCCGCGCTCGCCGCCTACCAGCGGGCCGAGACGGTCATCAACTCCGCCGACGAGACGTGCAACCTCTCCTGGCAGCTCGTCGCCGCGATCGGCCGCGTCGAGTCCGACCACGGTCGGTACGGCGGCAACTCCCTCGACGACGAGGGCGTCGCCCGCCCCGGCATCTACGGCATCGCGCTCAACGGCAAGAACAACACCAAGGCCATCCGCGACACCGACGCCGGCCAGTTCGACAACGACGCGGTCTGGGACCGCGCGGTCGGGCCGATGCAGTTCATCCCCTCGACCTGGTCGGTCGTCGGCGTGGACTCCGACGGCGACTCCCAGCGCAACCCGCAGGACATCGACGACGCGGCGCTCGCGACCGCCGTCTACCTGTGCTCCGGCGGCGACGACCTCTCCACCGACAGCGGCCAGCGGGCCGCGGTCTTCCGCTACAACCACTCCAACAGCTACGTCTCGCTCGTGCTCGGCATCATGGAGGCCTACCTCGAGGGCGACTTCATGTCGATCCCGAACGGCACCGTGGCCGCGGGCGTCATCGCCCCCTCCCCCGCCCCGGTCGCCCCCGGCCCGGGCCAGGGATCCGCGGACGGCCCCGGCTCCGGCCCCGACACCGTGATCACCCCCGCCCCGGGGACGAGCACGGCGCCGCAGCCGTCCACCGCGCCGGCGCCCCAGCCGGGCACCGACGGCGGCAGCGACGACGAGGGCTCCGGTGACAGCAAGGGCGACGGCCCGAAGGGCGGTCTCGGCATCCCGGGTCTGCCGACCCCGTCGCTCCCGCCGCTGCCCTCCACCGGCATCGACCCCGTCGACGGCATCCTGAGCTTCGCCCAGGCGGTCGTGCAGTGCACGCTCGACGGCTACATCGACAACATCTTCAAGAAGGACGACCCGTTCGACCAGTGCGTCAAGGGCTACATGAACCCCTGA
- a CDS encoding glutamyl-tRNA reductase, translating into MSVLVVGISHNTAPVALLERLAMSRDDVPKLVHDASTCAHVNEATVIATCNRLELYADVERFHGSVEELSMLLVERAGETTAAMLPHLYVHYDDGAVSHLFQVAAGLDSMAVGEGQILGQTREALRMGQELGTVGSALNVLFQQALRVGKRSRAETGIDRAAPSLVTAALERVGGEPAQAGGPTALRASVAGKRVVVVGAGAMAGLATATVARLGAADIVVANRSAERAQRLAEEHGARPVVLADLEAELAEADLVVTCAGATGVLVTADMVASRPVQKPISFVDLALPHDVDPAVADLPGVTLVDLASLAEALHASEAGREVLEVRRIVTEEVGAFLAARRSASVTPTVVALRSMATSVVDAEMTRLDHRLPDLDPAVRTEVLHAVRRVADKLLHEPTVRVKELANEAGAVSYAAALAELFALDPEAVTAVTRPEGLS; encoded by the coding sequence ATGAGCGTCCTCGTCGTCGGGATCTCCCACAACACCGCGCCGGTGGCGCTGCTCGAGCGGCTCGCCATGTCGCGCGACGACGTGCCCAAGCTCGTCCACGACGCCTCGACGTGCGCCCACGTCAACGAGGCGACCGTGATCGCCACGTGCAACCGCCTCGAGCTCTACGCCGACGTCGAGCGCTTCCACGGCTCGGTCGAGGAGCTCTCCATGCTCCTGGTCGAGCGGGCCGGCGAGACGACCGCGGCGATGCTGCCGCACCTCTACGTCCACTACGACGACGGCGCGGTCTCCCACCTGTTCCAGGTGGCCGCCGGGCTGGACTCGATGGCGGTCGGCGAGGGGCAGATCCTCGGCCAGACCCGCGAGGCCCTGCGGATGGGCCAGGAGCTCGGCACCGTCGGCTCCGCCCTCAACGTGCTCTTCCAGCAGGCGCTGCGCGTCGGCAAGCGCTCGCGCGCCGAGACCGGCATCGACCGGGCCGCGCCCTCGCTCGTCACCGCCGCGCTCGAGCGGGTCGGCGGGGAGCCGGCCCAGGCCGGTGGCCCGACGGCGCTGCGGGCCTCGGTCGCCGGCAAGCGCGTCGTCGTCGTCGGCGCCGGCGCGATGGCCGGTCTCGCGACCGCGACCGTCGCGCGGCTCGGCGCGGCGGACATCGTGGTCGCCAACCGCTCCGCCGAGCGCGCCCAGCGCCTCGCGGAGGAGCACGGCGCCCGCCCCGTGGTGCTCGCCGACCTCGAGGCCGAGCTGGCCGAGGCCGACCTGGTCGTGACCTGCGCCGGTGCCACCGGCGTGCTCGTCACCGCAGACATGGTCGCCTCCCGGCCGGTGCAGAAGCCGATCTCCTTCGTCGACCTCGCCCTCCCGCACGACGTCGACCCCGCGGTCGCCGACCTGCCGGGCGTGACCCTGGTCGACCTCGCGTCGCTGGCCGAGGCGCTGCACGCCTCCGAGGCCGGCCGCGAGGTGCTCGAGGTGCGGCGCATCGTGACCGAGGAGGTCGGCGCGTTCCTCGCCGCCCGCCGCAGCGCGAGCGTCACCCCGACCGTCGTCGCCCTGCGCTCGATGGCCACCTCGGTCGTCGACGCGGAGATGACCCGCCTCGACCACCGGCTCCCCGACCTCGACCCCGCCGTGCGCACCGAGGTGCTGCACGCGGTGCGGCGGGTGGCCGACAAGCTGCTCCACGAGCCGACCGTGCGGGTCAAGGAGCTGGCCAACGAGGCCGGCGCGGTGTCGTACGCCGCCGCGCTCGCCGAGCTCTTCGCCCTCGACCCCGAGGCCGTCACCGCCGTCACCCGTCCGGAGGGTCTCTCGTGA
- a CDS encoding NUDIX hydrolase: protein MDPRGWRELAEETGIAGDDLVSLGSHVVPCAVHGEDHVDLFVTQMQLTDGDIDCREGRQIVFVEPEAITDLDLTDMTRALLETVLSARPG from the coding sequence TTGGACCCGCGCGGCTGGCGCGAGCTGGCGGAGGAGACCGGCATCGCGGGCGACGACCTCGTCTCCCTGGGGTCCCACGTCGTGCCGTGCGCGGTCCACGGGGAGGACCACGTCGACCTCTTCGTCACGCAGATGCAGCTGACCGATGGGGACATCGACTGTCGCGAGGGTCGGCAGATCGTGTTCGTCGAGCCGGAGGCGATCACCGACCTCGACCTGACCGACATGACGCGGGCGCTGCTGGAGACCGTGCTGTCCGCTCGGCCTGGATGA
- the hemL gene encoding glutamate-1-semialdehyde 2,1-aminomutase, whose amino-acid sequence MPLDTAASAELFERARAVTPGGVNSPVRAFNAVGGTPRFIRSAAGAWLTDHDGNEYVDLICSWGPMLLGHAHPEVLAAVQAAVARGTSYGTPTEPEVELAEEIVARTSVERVRFVSSGTEATMSAIRLARGFTGRDVVVKFAGCYHGHVDALLASAGSGLATFAVPGTPGVPASSTELTLVLPYNDRAAVEKVFAEHGDRIACLITEAAPGNMGVVPPEPGFNAFLAETCARHGALFVSDEVMTGFRASRQGQWGLDGAVEGWRPDLVTFGKVMGGGFPAAAFGGRADVMGHLAPEGPVYQAGTLSGNPIATTAGLATLRLATDEVYDHVGRAAEVVKTAAAEALAAAGVPHTVQSTGTMFSVFLTEGPVRDFEDASRTSAAGYAAFFHAMLERHVYLPPSAYETWFLSSAHDDRAVSTVLDALPHAARAAAAAMDGA is encoded by the coding sequence GTGCCTCTCGACACCGCTGCCTCCGCCGAGCTGTTCGAGCGTGCCCGTGCGGTGACGCCCGGTGGGGTGAACTCGCCGGTCCGCGCCTTCAACGCCGTCGGCGGGACCCCGCGGTTCATCCGCTCGGCCGCCGGCGCCTGGCTGACCGACCACGACGGCAACGAGTACGTCGACCTCATCTGCTCGTGGGGCCCGATGCTGCTCGGCCACGCCCACCCCGAGGTGCTCGCGGCCGTCCAGGCCGCCGTCGCGCGCGGGACGTCGTACGGCACCCCGACCGAGCCCGAGGTCGAGCTCGCCGAGGAGATCGTCGCCCGCACCTCGGTCGAGCGGGTCCGGTTCGTCTCCTCCGGCACCGAGGCCACGATGTCGGCGATCCGGCTGGCCCGCGGCTTCACCGGCCGCGACGTGGTCGTGAAGTTCGCCGGCTGCTACCACGGCCACGTCGACGCGCTGCTCGCCTCGGCCGGCTCCGGCCTCGCGACGTTCGCCGTCCCCGGGACCCCCGGCGTGCCCGCCTCCTCGACCGAGCTGACCCTGGTGCTGCCCTACAACGACCGCGCCGCGGTCGAGAAGGTCTTCGCCGAGCACGGCGACCGGATCGCCTGCCTGATCACCGAGGCCGCCCCCGGCAACATGGGCGTCGTCCCGCCCGAGCCGGGCTTCAACGCCTTCCTGGCCGAGACCTGCGCCCGCCACGGCGCGCTGTTCGTCAGCGACGAGGTGATGACCGGCTTCCGCGCCTCCCGCCAGGGCCAGTGGGGCCTCGACGGCGCCGTCGAGGGCTGGCGCCCGGACCTGGTGACCTTCGGCAAGGTGATGGGCGGCGGCTTCCCGGCCGCGGCCTTCGGCGGCCGCGCCGACGTGATGGGCCACCTCGCACCGGAGGGGCCGGTCTACCAGGCCGGCACCCTGTCGGGGAACCCGATCGCGACCACCGCCGGCCTCGCCACCCTGCGCCTGGCGACCGACGAGGTCTACGACCACGTCGGCCGCGCCGCCGAGGTCGTCAAGACCGCGGCCGCCGAGGCGCTCGCCGCCGCCGGCGTCCCGCACACGGTGCAGTCGACCGGCACGATGTTCTCGGTGTTCCTCACCGAGGGCCCGGTCCGCGACTTCGAGGACGCCTCCCGCACCTCGGCCGCCGGGTACGCCGCGTTCTTCCACGCCATGCTCGAGCGCCACGTCTACCTCCCGCCCTCGGCGTACGAGACGTGGTTCCTCTCCTCGGCCCACGACGACCGGGCGGTCTCGACGGTCCTGGACGCCCTGCCCCACGCCGCGCGCGCCGCCGCGGCCGCCATGGACGGAGCCTGA